The genomic window CGAAACTGAGTCTCGACGGCCCGCGCGAGGTGGTCGAAGAGATCGCGGCCGTCGCGCAGTGGACGGTCGTGCTGGTGGCGGTGCTCGTCGCTCACAGTGGCTTCGCTGGCGTGGCCGTTCCGCTACTCGACAGCACCGTCTGGATCTACGACTTCGCGTTCCTGCTGCTGGCGTTCCCCATCGTCGTCTTCGTCGCGGTACACCTGTATCGTGGCCTGGACCCGAGCGCGGCCCTCCTCGCAACGCGATTCGCGGAGGAGGAAACGTCGAGCGAGTCACCGGACGACGCCAGCGGCGATCGATACACCGCTGCTGAGAGCGGCAGTGACGAACCGAAAGGCGCTGCTGCGTCTGATTCAAGCGGTGGGACCAACGTAAACTGACGTCGGTTTGTAACCGCAGGTCGTCCTTGCCCCGTTCGTTACGCTCGTTTTCTCGGTCCGTCCCCGCCGTTCTTGCTCGCCGTGTTTGTCGTCCTTCGTCCGCTGTCCTTGCGGTGGGTGCGCACGGATCAGGTACAGTTGAGTGGGTGCCGTCCGGCGTGGAATTATGGCCGAGGACGGCGCCGTCGACAACGAGTGGGAGGCCGATCGCTACGAGGCGGATCACGCGTTCGTCTACGAGTCGTCCCAGGATCTCGTCGAACTGCTCGATCCCGCTCCAGGCGAGCGGATCGCGGACCTCGGCTGCGGAACGGGACACCTCACGGCAGCGATCGCGAGGGAGGTCGACCATCCCGACGGAGGCCCGAGTGGGCACGCAATCGGGTTCGATCGCTCGGCGTCGATGGTCGCCGAGGCGCGCTCGAGCTACCCCGCCGTCGAGTTCCTCCAGGCCGACGCCCGTTCACTTCCGTTCGACGCCACCGTCGACGCCGTCTTCTCGAACGCCGCGCTCCACTGGATCTCCGATCAGGAAGCCGTGGTATCGTCGATCCACGACGCGCTCCGCCCGGGCGGCAGACTGGTCGCAGAACTCGGCGGCGTCGGTAACGTCGCGACGATTACTGATGCCCTCGAAGCCGAACTCGTCGAGCGGGGCTCTCCCGGCCAGCACGGCTGGTACTTCCCCTCTCCGGGAGAGTACGCCACCCTCCTCGAAGCTGGTGGCTTCGAGGTCCGCGACCTCCGATTGTTCGATCGGCCGACGCCGCTCGACGGTGCGGACGGGCTGGAACACTGGA from Salinarchaeum sp. Harcht-Bsk1 includes these protein-coding regions:
- a CDS encoding trans-aconitate 2-methyltransferase; the protein is MAEDGAVDNEWEADRYEADHAFVYESSQDLVELLDPAPGERIADLGCGTGHLTAAIAREVDHPDGGPSGHAIGFDRSASMVAEARSSYPAVEFLQADARSLPFDATVDAVFSNAALHWISDQEAVVSSIHDALRPGGRLVAELGGVGNVATITDALEAELVERGSPGQHGWYFPSPGEYATLLEAGGFEVRDLRLFDRPTPLDGADGLEHWIEGFGDELLDPLSDDERSAVIEAVEDRCRTDLWTGEEWVADYRRLRVVAVSQ